In Candidatus Defluviilinea proxima, a single genomic region encodes these proteins:
- a CDS encoding RidA family protein — MSPKVETFTPPNTPNPIGPYNHIAKVGQFISIGGTAGVNPQSGQLAGSDVYSQTKQILESFQVMLESVSSDLDHIVHVNIFLKDMRDFEEMNRAYVEVMRSHRPARTVIGVNELPKPGVLLTMNLTAVTKE; from the coding sequence ATGTCACCTAAAGTTGAAACTTTCACGCCACCCAATACCCCCAATCCTATTGGGCCATATAATCACATAGCAAAAGTTGGCCAATTCATTAGCATAGGCGGCACCGCTGGGGTAAATCCTCAATCAGGACAGCTTGCTGGGTCCGATGTGTATTCACAAACGAAGCAAATCCTTGAATCATTTCAAGTAATGCTCGAGTCTGTGTCATCAGACTTAGATCACATTGTCCACGTAAATATATTTCTCAAAGACATGCGGGATTTTGAAGAGATGAATCGTGCCTATGTTGAAGTGATGAGAAGTCACAGGCCAGCGAGAACTGTAATAGGTGTTAATGAATTGCCAAAACCTGGGGTATTGTTGACAATGAACTTGACGGCGGTTACAAAAGAATAA
- a CDS encoding MBL fold metallo-hydrolase, with protein sequence MKKEITITPIHIADLLAEGERMPVYVHIIDHPDARVLVDTGMTELHPAVADMNPRLFPLNKQDLDLTSIDIVVNTHLHFDHCGGNHLFAGKPIYVQRQELDDAHSKDDYTIREWVDAPGVQYVPVDGEFELLPGLRLVPAPGHTDGMQMVVVETDSRPIIVGGDVAVWFGELDEPHTEGQLRVLALNPKQVWLTHTDEPWRPHHEA encoded by the coding sequence ATGAAAAAAGAAATCACCATCACACCCATCCACATTGCAGATCTACTCGCCGAGGGCGAACGGATGCCGGTCTACGTACACATTATTGACCATCCCGATGCGCGCGTGTTGGTTGACACTGGCATGACAGAACTACACCCGGCCGTAGCCGATATGAATCCCCGCCTCTTTCCATTGAACAAGCAGGACCTAGACCTCACTAGCATTGACATCGTCGTCAATACGCATCTGCACTTCGACCACTGCGGTGGCAACCACCTCTTCGCCGGTAAACCGATCTATGTCCAACGTCAGGAACTTGATGACGCGCACAGTAAGGACGATTACACGATTCGCGAGTGGGTTGATGCGCCCGGCGTGCAGTATGTGCCGGTCGATGGCGAGTTCGAACTGCTTCCCGGTCTACGGCTTGTCCCAGCCCCGGGCCATACAGATGGAATGCAAATGGTTGTCGTCGAGACTGACAGTCGTCCGATCATCGTCGGAGGTGACGTGGCGGTGTGGTTCGGCGAACTTGACGAGCCGCACACCGAAGGTCAACTCCGAGTACTCGCACTCAACCCCAAACAGGTTTGGCTCACCCACACAGATGAGCCGTGGCGACCTCATCATGAGGCTTAA
- a CDS encoding STAS domain-containing protein — protein MAVVDISQASGRVPVTIFRFRERIHLGNFAELENTAKQAYENGTRDLIIDLDNSNTLTSIGLRALVVIHKIMAQTDNTKRLKVAGATAMISEIMQVTGIAEFIDIYDTVEEAIASL, from the coding sequence ATGGCTGTAGTAGATATCTCACAAGCAAGCGGACGCGTCCCTGTCACTATATTTCGGTTCCGCGAACGTATCCATTTGGGGAATTTTGCCGAGTTGGAGAATACGGCAAAACAGGCGTATGAAAATGGGACCCGTGACCTTATCATTGACCTGGACAACTCCAACACGCTCACCAGTATCGGCTTACGCGCGCTCGTAGTGATCCACAAGATCATGGCACAGACAGACAATACAAAGCGTCTCAAAGTGGCTGGCGCGACCGCCATGATCAGCGAGATCATGCAAGTGACAGGTATTGCCGAATTTATAGATATTTACGATACGGTAGAAGAAGCCATCGCCTCGCTTTAG
- a CDS encoding fatty acid desaturase: MATEKFKWQGIVSKYAFPETWRSAWQVANSLIPFVLGWYLMVRSLTVGYWLTLILAVPTAGFMVRLFIIFHDCCHGSFFKTAKANDRLGLVLGVFVFTPFYQWKHSHAIHHATAGDLDRRGIGDVYTMTVEEYLAAPWYRKIGYRIMRSPMILFTIGSFIVFTMTHRFWEKGAGKRERSSVIWTNIALAAVIAWLMIEVGWVNFLLVEVPILLIACGSGVWLFYVQHNFDPTYWERHADWEFFNAGMDGSSFYKLPKLLQWFTGNIGFHHIHHLSPRIPNYKLEECHAENPEFQIEPLTFKDSLKSLFFRLWDEKQKMLVGWEAVKRYKRQTVKVDM; encoded by the coding sequence ATGGCAACTGAAAAATTCAAATGGCAGGGGATCGTTTCAAAATATGCGTTTCCTGAAACGTGGCGGAGTGCATGGCAGGTGGCAAATTCGCTTATTCCGTTTGTTCTGGGATGGTACTTGATGGTTCGCAGTCTTACAGTGGGGTACTGGCTGACATTGATCCTGGCTGTGCCAACAGCGGGATTTATGGTGAGGCTGTTCATTATTTTCCATGATTGTTGTCATGGATCGTTCTTCAAAACGGCAAAGGCAAATGACAGGCTGGGACTGGTGCTGGGCGTGTTCGTGTTTACACCGTTCTATCAGTGGAAACACAGCCATGCCATCCATCACGCTACTGCCGGTGACCTGGATCGTCGTGGTATCGGTGATGTGTATACGATGACCGTTGAAGAATATCTGGCCGCGCCGTGGTATAGGAAGATCGGTTATCGCATCATGCGCAGTCCGATGATCTTGTTTACCATCGGTTCCTTTATTGTCTTTACGATGACGCATCGCTTCTGGGAGAAGGGCGCTGGCAAGCGCGAACGTAGCAGTGTGATATGGACGAACATTGCGTTGGCGGCCGTGATCGCATGGTTGATGATCGAGGTTGGCTGGGTGAATTTCCTGTTGGTGGAAGTCCCTATTCTATTGATCGCATGTGGATCGGGTGTTTGGTTATTCTATGTACAACACAATTTCGATCCCACGTATTGGGAACGTCATGCCGATTGGGAGTTCTTCAACGCAGGCATGGACGGCAGTTCATTCTATAAACTTCCTAAGTTGTTGCAGTGGTTCACAGGTAACATCGGCTTCCATCATATTCATCACCTTAGCCCGCGCATCCCGAACTACAAGCTTGAGGAATGTCACGCAGAGAACCCTGAATTCCAGATCGAACCGTTGACGTTCAAGGATAGTTTGAAGTCGTTGTTCTTCAGGTTGTGGGATGAGAAACAAAAGATGTTGGTAGGGTGGGAAGCAGTGAAAAGGTATAAGAGACAGACCGTAAAGGTTGATATGTAA
- a CDS encoding HAD family phosphatase: MIKALIFDFDGLVLDTETPEYLAWKNIYQEFGFDLPISEWGSIIGGYGISSFDPAEHLSLLSKGRLDSVSLRSRHRLESHAAIARESILPGVVDYIREAKRLGLKLAIASSSPHSWVDVHAQRLGIFDSFDKVICRDDVGVGRTKPNPDLFLLALEQLQVQKNEAIIFEDSPNGVKAANRAGVFVVAVPNPVTSLLVIEGANLILRSLSELTLVELIHQVQ, encoded by the coding sequence ATGATCAAAGCACTCATCTTCGATTTCGATGGTCTCGTCCTTGATACAGAGACCCCTGAATACCTTGCTTGGAAAAATATTTATCAGGAATTTGGATTTGATCTCCCCATCTCGGAGTGGGGAAGCATCATTGGCGGATACGGCATCTCAAGCTTTGACCCGGCGGAACATCTTTCGCTTCTTTCGAAGGGACGGTTGGATTCTGTTTCCCTGCGCTCCCGTCATCGGCTGGAGAGTCATGCCGCTATTGCGCGTGAATCGATTCTGCCTGGGGTAGTGGACTACATCCGCGAGGCAAAGCGACTTGGCCTCAAGCTTGCCATTGCCTCCAGTTCACCGCACTCATGGGTGGATGTTCACGCGCAACGGCTTGGTATCTTCGATTCTTTTGACAAGGTCATCTGTCGTGACGATGTGGGTGTTGGTAGAACCAAGCCAAACCCAGATCTATTTTTATTGGCGCTGGAACAGTTACAGGTCCAGAAGAATGAAGCGATCATTTTCGAGGATTCTCCCAACGGTGTGAAGGCGGCGAATCGAGCCGGGGTCTTCGTTGTCGCGGTCCCAAATCCTGTTACCTCTTTGTTGGTGATCGAAGGCGCAAATTTAATCCTGCGTTCATTATCCGAATTGACCTTAGTTGAGCTAATTCATCAAGTACAATAG
- a CDS encoding DUF4383 domain-containing protein produces MAIISSPKLSTLKIQGAFMKISLIQKLAWVYAIMFAILGSLSFIPFINDVQGYTLGIFKLEWYDNLLHYVSGAWAAWAAWRSLKDSTFYFKLFGIIYGLDGVTGFLFGQGYLDCGIFLFGYTALDWKLKFFANIPHIAIGGIAVLIGFVLSKRLASNEQA; encoded by the coding sequence ATGGCTATAATATCTTCACCAAAGTTGTCCACTTTAAAAATTCAAGGAGCTTTTATGAAAATCAGTTTGATCCAAAAACTCGCATGGGTGTACGCAATTATGTTCGCCATTCTCGGTTCGTTGAGCTTTATTCCGTTTATCAATGATGTGCAGGGATATACGCTTGGGATATTCAAGTTGGAATGGTACGACAACCTTCTACATTATGTGTCGGGCGCATGGGCGGCATGGGCGGCATGGAGGTCACTCAAGGATTCAACGTTCTACTTCAAACTATTCGGCATTATCTATGGGTTGGATGGTGTGACAGGGTTTCTATTTGGGCAGGGATATCTGGATTGCGGCATCTTCCTCTTCGGTTACACCGCGCTGGATTGGAAACTCAAGTTCTTTGCCAACATTCCGCACATTGCCATCGGTGGCATCGCTGTACTCATCGGCTTTGTGTTAAGCAAACGTCTTGCATCAAATGAACAAGCGTAA
- a CDS encoding alpha/beta hydrolase, whose product MKKILSYLLKTIGWIFGLLVAVILIFTALAGLRETKTRQEAAPSTGRFVQAGDVELFIQEMGPEDGQPILFIHGTAAWSGLWRETMTPLAEAGYRCIAIDIPPFGFSERPSKPSYDNVSQAKRIIGLMDSLGIDHAILFGHSFGGGATLETALTIPERIDALILLDVGGLNLNLQPTPPDRKPTAIDMFLGTPIVRNPVIAVTGTNPLFTKTLISAMVLDPDDVTKEKIKILQEPLVLKGATNTLGDWLQSVLGVQKESLTINPKNYASLTMPTLIVWGDSDTVIPIKEGEYLQSLISDSELVMMKDVNHIPHLEDLDGLMKIVLEFLAK is encoded by the coding sequence ATGAAAAAGATTCTGAGCTATCTTCTCAAAACAATCGGTTGGATATTCGGTCTACTGGTCGCTGTGATTCTGATCTTCACAGCGTTGGCAGGCTTGCGTGAAACAAAGACGCGACAAGAAGCCGCTCCATCTACTGGCAGATTCGTCCAAGCGGGAGATGTGGAGCTCTTTATTCAAGAGATGGGACCGGAAGACGGCCAGCCCATTCTCTTCATCCACGGCACTGCCGCATGGAGCGGACTCTGGCGCGAGACGATGACTCCATTGGCAGAGGCAGGCTATCGCTGTATCGCCATTGACATTCCCCCATTCGGCTTTTCCGAAAGGCCATCCAAGCCTTCCTATGACAACGTTTCTCAAGCAAAACGAATCATTGGGCTGATGGACTCATTGGGAATTGACCATGCCATCCTGTTCGGTCATTCCTTTGGCGGTGGTGCAACACTGGAAACCGCATTGACCATCCCCGAGCGAATCGATGCGTTGATCCTACTGGATGTTGGCGGGTTGAACCTCAATCTTCAGCCTACACCGCCAGACCGCAAGCCCACAGCCATTGATATGTTTTTAGGAACGCCTATTGTACGAAACCCTGTCATTGCCGTCACAGGGACAAATCCGCTATTCACGAAGACATTGATCTCTGCAATGGTTCTCGACCCCGATGATGTTACGAAAGAGAAGATCAAGATATTGCAAGAGCCACTTGTATTGAAAGGCGCAACAAACACATTAGGCGATTGGCTCCAGTCTGTGTTGGGAGTACAGAAAGAGTCGCTAACAATCAACCCCAAGAATTATGCGTCACTCACCATGCCCACTTTGATCGTTTGGGGTGACAGCGACACGGTCATTCCCATCAAAGAGGGAGAATACTTGCAAAGTCTTATCTCAGACTCTGAACTGGTAATGATGAAGGATGTGAATCACATCCCACATCTGGAAGATTTGGATGGATTGATGAAGATCGTGTTAGAGTTCCTGGCAAAATAA
- a CDS encoding FAD-binding oxidoreductase — MTQEQGKPINKKKMVASIVAISAIAGTGYQVNRLSADPVGVKDCPPLFAEYAVVDSPTNVEIKPLSAGERLQWEQKGGTINDVSCLNRTAVYGIIKITSVEDIKNALHFARENKLKVSMAGVKHSMGGHAFFKNNLVLDMKGFNKIELNEAEKTITVQSGTTWHDIQSFLHPKYAVKAMQSSDIFTVGGSISVNAHGMDHLAGSVGSSIRSMRVMMADGSIVNVSREENPELFSLVVGGYGLFGVILDVELEIVDNDIYQTERQLVNYKDFPQIFENEILPDPNLGLFYGHLSTAKSSLLEEMIFYKYTKVDIGEADVPPLGEVSGIKLRRFVFNFSKLGAVPMNIKWYMEKNIEPKLESCTVVPRTQAMAEGEACFVSRNEPMHDSVPYILNNLKGETDILHEYFIPREQFIPFVDGLRRIVQEHDVNLLNASVRVIHPESNFLNYAPGEMYSIVLYINQSTTPEGNEKMGTVTRELIDLTAEVNGRFFLPYQLHYTPEQLQRAYPMIGDFFASKRAYDPDGLFTNTFYEKYGK; from the coding sequence ATGACTCAAGAACAAGGCAAGCCTATCAATAAGAAAAAAATGGTCGCTTCGATCGTTGCGATCTCTGCCATTGCTGGGACGGGCTATCAGGTGAACAGACTTTCTGCTGACCCTGTGGGTGTAAAGGATTGTCCACCTCTGTTTGCAGAGTATGCGGTGGTGGATTCTCCGACCAACGTGGAGATCAAGCCGTTATCTGCTGGGGAACGCCTGCAATGGGAACAGAAGGGTGGGACGATCAATGATGTGAGTTGTTTGAATCGGACAGCGGTGTATGGCATTATCAAGATCACAAGCGTGGAAGATATCAAGAATGCCTTGCATTTTGCCCGCGAGAATAAACTCAAGGTCTCGATGGCGGGCGTAAAGCATAGCATGGGTGGACATGCTTTTTTCAAGAATAACCTCGTGTTGGATATGAAAGGCTTCAATAAGATCGAGTTGAATGAAGCGGAGAAGACCATCACCGTACAAAGTGGAACAACCTGGCACGATATTCAAAGTTTTCTGCATCCGAAATATGCAGTGAAGGCTATGCAATCATCAGATATTTTCACGGTGGGTGGTTCGATCTCGGTCAACGCACACGGCATGGACCATCTCGCAGGTTCGGTGGGGAGTAGCATCCGTTCGATGCGTGTGATGATGGCGGATGGAAGCATCGTCAATGTGAGCCGTGAGGAGAACCCTGAGTTGTTCAGTCTCGTCGTTGGCGGATACGGTCTCTTCGGGGTCATTCTCGATGTTGAACTTGAGATCGTGGATAATGATATCTATCAAACCGAACGTCAACTTGTGAATTACAAGGATTTTCCTCAGATCTTTGAGAACGAGATCTTACCTGACCCGAATCTGGGTCTGTTCTACGGACATCTTTCCACAGCAAAGAGTTCATTGCTCGAGGAGATGATCTTTTACAAATACACCAAGGTGGATATCGGTGAAGCAGACGTGCCTCCGTTGGGCGAAGTGTCTGGTATCAAATTGCGTCGTTTTGTTTTTAACTTTTCCAAGCTTGGTGCTGTGCCGATGAACATCAAATGGTACATGGAGAAAAACATCGAGCCAAAGCTGGAGTCTTGCACGGTCGTGCCACGTACACAGGCCATGGCGGAGGGCGAAGCGTGTTTTGTATCCCGCAACGAGCCGATGCATGACTCTGTTCCATACATCCTCAACAATCTGAAAGGCGAGACGGATATCCTGCATGAGTATTTCATCCCTCGTGAGCAGTTCATTCCATTTGTGGATGGGCTTCGCCGTATCGTTCAGGAACATGATGTAAATCTGCTCAATGCTTCGGTGAGAGTGATCCACCCTGAGAGTAATTTCCTGAACTACGCTCCTGGTGAGATGTATTCCATCGTTCTGTATATCAATCAGTCAACGACGCCTGAAGGCAACGAGAAGATGGGAACTGTGACTCGTGAATTGATCGACCTGACTGCCGAAGTGAACGGACGTTTCTTCCTGCCGTATCAATTGCACTATACCCCCGAGCAACTCCAACGCGCTTACCCCATGATCGGCGATTTCTTCGCATCGAAGAGGGCCTATGACCCCGATGGTTTGTTCACAAATACGTTCTACGAGAAGTATGGGAAGTGA
- a CDS encoding glycoside hydrolase family 43 protein produces MKQYKNWLVCVFLLLSACAPAVTATDTPKPTDIPPTPTEEVMDIFKKPLVTNMYTADPSAHVFDGKIYIYPSHDLDHNKPETDQGDQFDMEDYHVFSMENMNSLPVDHGEVLNVKNVPWATMQMWAPDATYKNGKYYLYFPARDKDHIFRIGVATSDSPAGPFTAEPNYIQGSFSIDPAVFIDDDGQAYMYFGGLMGGQLEKWRTNEFNPEGTGPRGSDVAIGPRVVKLSADMLNFDGAPQEITLLDQYNAAVLAGEDDKRFFEAAWMHKYNGIYYLSYSTGTTHYLAYATGDNPMGPFKFRGYILTPVLGWTTHHSIVEFQGKWYLFYHDAELSGGTTHKRNIKVAELTYNEDGTIQTLDP; encoded by the coding sequence ATGAAACAATATAAAAATTGGTTGGTTTGTGTGTTCCTACTCTTATCTGCCTGTGCTCCAGCAGTAACAGCAACAGACACGCCGAAGCCAACCGACATCCCACCCACCCCCACAGAGGAAGTCATGGACATTTTCAAAAAGCCGCTTGTCACGAACATGTATACAGCCGACCCTTCGGCACATGTCTTTGACGGCAAGATCTATATTTATCCATCGCATGATCTGGATCACAACAAACCAGAAACAGATCAGGGCGACCAGTTCGACATGGAAGACTATCATGTCTTTTCCATGGAGAATATGAACAGCCTGCCTGTGGATCATGGCGAAGTGTTGAACGTGAAGAACGTTCCCTGGGCCACGATGCAAATGTGGGCTCCCGATGCCACCTACAAGAACGGCAAATATTATCTCTACTTCCCCGCTCGCGATAAGGATCACATCTTCCGCATCGGTGTAGCAACCAGCGATTCACCTGCTGGTCCCTTCACAGCCGAGCCGAATTACATCCAAGGCAGTTTCAGCATCGACCCAGCCGTCTTCATTGACGATGATGGGCAGGCTTACATGTACTTCGGCGGATTAATGGGCGGCCAGCTCGAAAAATGGAGAACGAACGAGTTCAACCCCGAAGGCACAGGCCCGCGAGGCAGTGACGTAGCCATTGGCCCGCGTGTTGTAAAACTCTCAGCAGATATGTTGAACTTCGATGGCGCTCCACAAGAGATCACCCTCCTGGATCAATATAACGCCGCCGTACTGGCGGGCGAAGATGACAAACGTTTCTTCGAAGCCGCCTGGATGCACAAGTACAACGGCATCTATTATCTCTCCTATTCCACAGGTACTACGCATTATCTTGCATATGCCACTGGCGACAATCCCATGGGTCCGTTCAAATTCAGAGGATATATTCTCACCCCGGTCCTCGGCTGGACCACACATCACTCCATTGTCGAGTTCCAAGGCAAGTGGTATCTCTTCTATCACGATGCCGAACTTTCAGGCGGCACCACACACAAACGCAACATCAAAGTCGCCGAGTTGACCTACAACGAAGACGGCACGATCCAGACATTAGACCCGTAA
- a CDS encoding class I SAM-dependent methyltransferase, with translation MMMVGPKNFIKVGQEFRGYFVEMAGLQPDHKVLDIGCGAGRMAIPLTEYLSDQGGYWGFDNRPDVIEWCQDHISAKHKNFHFVHGDVYHERYNPDGKLQAQEFKFPFDDGSFDLIFLISVFTHMLPSDTESYTREISRVLKPGGKCFITYFLITDDPKSLNRSSVSNLDFIHQGKNYRTPNKSNPESAVGYDAKYIEHIYQANNLKIDKFIKYGDWSGRDDYLGSQDIVIAKKK, from the coding sequence ATGATGATGGTAGGGCCTAAGAACTTTATCAAGGTTGGGCAGGAGTTCAGGGGATATTTCGTCGAGATGGCAGGCCTACAACCAGATCACAAAGTACTCGATATCGGTTGTGGCGCAGGGCGAATGGCAATCCCTTTGACGGAATATTTATCTGACCAAGGTGGCTACTGGGGCTTTGATAATAGACCTGATGTGATCGAGTGGTGTCAAGATCATATCTCGGCAAAACATAAGAACTTTCATTTTGTGCATGGCGATGTATATCATGAGCGTTACAATCCAGACGGGAAGTTGCAGGCTCAGGAGTTCAAATTCCCATTCGATGATGGATCTTTTGACCTTATCTTTCTCATTTCCGTTTTCACACATATGCTCCCCTCAGATACGGAAAGCTATACACGCGAAATCTCCCGCGTTCTCAAACCAGGTGGTAAATGTTTCATCACCTATTTTTTGATAACAGACGACCCGAAAAGCCTGAACCGCTCAAGTGTCTCAAATCTCGACTTTATTCATCAAGGAAAAAACTATCGAACGCCAAACAAATCCAACCCTGAATCTGCAGTTGGGTATGACGCGAAATATATCGAGCATATATACCAAGCCAATAATCTAAAGATTGACAAGTTTATCAAATACGGAGACTGGTCTGGCAGGGACGATTATTTGGGGTCGCAGGATATTGTCATTGCGAAAAAGAAATAA
- the galE gene encoding UDP-glucose 4-epimerase GalE, whose translation MKVFVTGGAGYIGSTVVHELIRAGDSVVVFDNLQQGHRAAVHPKAEFIQGDLKDRAVIDAALAKHKPDGIMHFASNTLVGESMEKPFLYLSDNVRNALNLIESAVEHGVRRFILSSTANLFDDPEEMPIKATERIVPGSPYGESKYIIERFLYWMDKIYDFRYAALRYFNACGAAHEDLGEMHDPETHLIPLVLQVALGQREKITVFGDDYPTPDGTCVRDYIHVLDLASAHILALRALDQGSRTYNLGNGQGFSVAEVIETARKVTGHPIPAVTGARRPGDPATLIASSDAIMEELGWEPRYPNLQQIIEMAWAWHVKHPNGYEE comes from the coding sequence ATGAAAGTATTTGTAACAGGCGGGGCTGGGTATATCGGCAGTACCGTCGTCCATGAACTAATCCGTGCAGGCGACTCAGTAGTCGTCTTCGACAATCTCCAACAGGGACACCGCGCAGCTGTCCACCCCAAGGCTGAATTCATCCAAGGCGATTTGAAAGATCGCGCTGTCATTGATGCCGCTCTTGCCAAACACAAACCCGATGGCATCATGCACTTCGCATCCAACACGCTCGTCGGCGAGTCGATGGAAAAGCCTTTCCTCTATCTCTCTGACAACGTCCGCAACGCGCTCAACCTCATCGAAAGCGCAGTGGAACATGGTGTGCGCCGCTTTATCCTTTCATCCACGGCCAACTTGTTCGACGACCCTGAAGAAATGCCCATCAAAGCCACCGAGCGTATCGTGCCGGGCAGTCCGTACGGCGAATCGAAATACATTATCGAACGCTTCCTGTATTGGATGGATAAGATCTACGACTTCCGCTATGCCGCCTTACGTTACTTCAACGCCTGTGGCGCGGCTCATGAGGACCTAGGCGAGATGCATGATCCTGAGACTCATCTCATCCCGTTGGTTTTACAGGTAGCGCTCGGCCAACGTGAAAAGATCACTGTCTTCGGCGATGACTATCCCACGCCCGATGGAACCTGTGTCCGCGATTATATTCACGTGCTTGACCTTGCCAGCGCGCACATCCTTGCGCTCCGCGCCCTCGATCAGGGCAGTCGCACGTATAACCTTGGCAATGGACAAGGCTTCAGCGTGGCCGAAGTGATCGAGACCGCCCGCAAAGTGACCGGGCACCCCATCCCTGCCGTGACAGGTGCCCGCCGCCCCGGTGACCCTGCTACCTTGATCGCCAGCAGTGACGCAATCATGGAAGAGCTCGGTTGGGAACCGCGTTACCCGAACCTGCAACAGATCATTGAGATGGCCTGGGCCTGGCATGTGAAGCATCCGAACGGGTACGAAGAATAG
- a CDS encoding NADH-quinone oxidoreductase subunit M, which translates to MNFFLQPLTLLTFFPLVGVLVLFFIPSDRKSALRWTALGATLVTFAISLWVLTQFNASDVELQLVAKYDWITVAGWNIQYHLGLDGLSILLVLLTAFLTPISILSTWTAVEDRVKDFMIFFLLLEVGMMGVFLAQDLFLFYIFWEFTLVPMYFLIGIWGGPRRIYAAVKFFLYTMAGSILMLLAILYLGIYGKTFSVPQLIAQGVPSDVQMWLFLAFTAAFAIKVPMWPLHSWLPDAHVEAPTAGSIILAGVLLKMGTYGFVRFNLPLFPEAAVKAAPYIALFATIGIIYGAMVSYAQKDVKKLVAYSSVSHLGFVMLGLFAMNPEGIAGGILQMINHGLSTGALFLLVGMIYEQTHTREIKVYGGLWKITPVFGTIMLIVSLSSMGLPGLNGFVGEFTILLGAFGSKAINNNVYAILSALGVIMAAVYILYMFQKMFLGPQGEIVEEVKKHGHAIRDLNVREIITVLPLLIFIFWIGLYPKPFFDLMAPAVQHLVDMLPIG; encoded by the coding sequence ATGAATTTTTTCCTGCAACCGCTAACGCTACTGACCTTCTTCCCCCTCGTGGGCGTGTTGGTCCTGTTCTTCATTCCCAGTGACCGAAAGTCCGCATTGCGCTGGACTGCGCTCGGCGCGACACTGGTGACGTTTGCCATTTCCCTTTGGGTGCTAACACAATTCAACGCATCAGACGTGGAATTGCAACTGGTCGCCAAATATGACTGGATCACCGTCGCTGGCTGGAACATCCAATACCATCTCGGTTTGGATGGCTTGAGCATCCTGCTTGTTTTGCTCACCGCGTTCCTGACGCCGATCTCGATCCTCTCCACGTGGACAGCTGTTGAAGACCGCGTCAAGGATTTCATGATCTTCTTCCTTCTTTTGGAAGTAGGCATGATGGGCGTGTTCCTCGCGCAGGACCTGTTCCTGTTCTACATCTTCTGGGAATTTACACTCGTGCCAATGTACTTCCTGATCGGTATCTGGGGCGGACCTCGCCGCATCTATGCCGCAGTGAAGTTCTTCCTCTACACAATGGCTGGCTCCATCTTGATGTTGCTCGCCATTCTGTACCTGGGAATTTACGGAAAGACTTTTTCTGTTCCTCAACTGATCGCACAAGGTGTTCCATCTGATGTTCAGATGTGGCTCTTCCTTGCATTCACTGCTGCATTCGCCATCAAGGTCCCAATGTGGCCGTTACATTCGTGGTTGCCCGATGCCCACGTCGAAGCTCCGACTGCTGGCTCCATCATTCTTGCAGGTGTCCTGCTGAAGATGGGTACCTACGGTTTCGTCCGCTTCAACCTGCCGCTTTTCCCTGAAGCCGCTGTCAAAGCCGCTCCTTATATAGCCCTCTTCGCGACCATCGGTATCATCTATGGTGCGATGGTTTCCTACGCTCAAAAGGACGTCAAGAAACTGGTCGCGTATTCCTCCGTCAGTCACCTTGGCTTCGTGATGCTCGGCCTCTTTGCGATGAATCCTGAAGGTATTGCAGGCGGCATCTTGCAAATGATCAACCACGGTCTCAGCACCGGCGCGTTGTTCCTTCTCGTCGGTATGATCTACGAACAGACTCACACCCGTGAGATCAAGGTCTATGGTGGTCTGTGGAAGATCACTCCTGTTTTCGGTACGATCATGTTGATCGTCTCGCTCTCCTCGATGGGCCTCCCTGGCTTGAACGGCTTCGTGGGTGAGTTCACCATTTTGCTCGGTGCATTTGGTTCAAAAGCCATTAACAATAATGTATATGCCATCCTCTCCGCACTCGGAGTCATCATGGCGGCCGTGTACATCCTCTACATGTTCCAAAAGATGTTCCTCGGTCCGCAAGGCGAGATTGTGGAAGAAGTCAAGAAACACGGGCACGCCATCCGCGACCTCAACGTGCGCGAGATCATCACAGTCCTGCCCCTGCTCATCTTCATCTTCTGGATCGGTCTATACCCGAAACCCTTCTTCGACCTCATGGCCCCTGCCGTGCAACATCTCGTTGATATGTTACCCATTGGCTAA